A genome region from Streptomyces sp. NBC_01296 includes the following:
- a CDS encoding metallophosphoesterase encodes MVEGSMTQGAGQGPAMRTETLRDFRVPVTEPVPYGVPGGLPDEAPVYGEYPAYYGEGTSVPPPPPPGEAPATGGPADEDALDEGYTPTYRDLPIIGRGGPGDTVQVQYIPQEPAAEGPGPLYVVGDVHGYLDELVTELQAQSLIDADRRWSAGNARIWFLGDFTDRGPDGIGVIDLVMRLSAEAAASGGYCKALMGNHELLLIGAKRFGDTPVASGAGTATFQAAWLLNGGQRTDMERLEDVHLQWMSRLDAAVLEDGHLLLHSDTTAYLDYGDSIEDVNDTIHELLNRNDADITWDLFRKFTKRFAFRDEETGPQAVRELLDTYGGGRVVHGHSPIPYLLGEVGTEDGDESRGPEAVTGPHVYAEGLAIAMDGGVTMAGKLLVVQLPLND; translated from the coding sequence GTGGTGGAGGGGTCGATGACTCAGGGGGCCGGTCAGGGACCCGCGATGCGGACGGAGACGCTGCGGGACTTCCGAGTTCCGGTCACCGAGCCCGTCCCGTACGGCGTGCCCGGCGGGCTGCCCGACGAGGCCCCCGTGTACGGCGAGTACCCCGCGTACTACGGGGAGGGCACGTCCGTGCCCCCGCCGCCGCCCCCGGGCGAGGCTCCCGCCACGGGCGGACCGGCCGACGAGGACGCCCTCGACGAGGGCTACACCCCCACGTACCGCGATCTGCCGATCATCGGCCGTGGCGGACCGGGTGACACCGTCCAGGTCCAGTACATCCCCCAGGAGCCCGCAGCCGAGGGCCCCGGGCCGCTGTACGTCGTCGGCGACGTCCACGGCTATCTGGACGAGCTCGTCACCGAACTCCAGGCGCAGAGCCTCATCGACGCGGACCGCCGCTGGTCGGCCGGCAACGCACGCATCTGGTTCCTCGGCGACTTCACCGACCGCGGGCCCGACGGGATCGGCGTCATCGACCTCGTCATGCGGCTGTCCGCCGAAGCCGCCGCCTCCGGCGGCTACTGCAAGGCGCTCATGGGCAACCACGAGCTGCTGCTCATCGGCGCCAAGCGGTTCGGCGACACCCCTGTCGCCTCGGGCGCCGGCACCGCCACCTTCCAGGCCGCCTGGCTCCTCAACGGCGGCCAGCGCACCGACATGGAGCGCCTGGAGGACGTGCACCTGCAGTGGATGTCGCGGCTGGATGCTGCCGTGCTGGAGGACGGGCACCTGCTGCTGCACTCCGACACCACCGCGTACCTCGACTACGGCGACTCCATCGAGGACGTCAACGACACCATCCATGAGCTGCTCAACCGCAACGACGCCGACATCACCTGGGACCTCTTCCGCAAGTTCACCAAGCGGTTCGCCTTCCGCGACGAGGAGACCGGCCCCCAGGCCGTACGCGAACTCCTCGACACCTACGGCGGCGGCCGGGTCGTGCACGGGCACAGCCCGATCCCGTACCTGCTGGGCGAGGTGGGCACCGAGGACGGCGACGAGTCCCGCGGCCCGGAGGCCGTGACCGGACCGCACGTGTATGCGGAAGGGCTCGCGATCGCCATGGACGGCGGGGTCACGATGGCGGGCAAACTGCTGGTCGTGCAACTCCCGCTGAACGACTGA
- a CDS encoding LacI family DNA-binding transcriptional regulator, whose protein sequence is MTAAGKHQVSRTETTRRAAGRQGRAGIRDVAAAAGVSITTVSDALNGKGRLPDATRRHVREVADRLGYRPSAAARTLRTGKSGLIGLTVTTYGDEPFTFTEFAYFAEMARAATSAALARGYALVILPATSRHDVWSNVALDGTVVIDPSDHDPVVTELVRQGLPVVSDGRPAGSLPVTAWVDNDHEAAVLNLLDHLAAAGARRIGLLTGTTTDTYTRLSTTAYLSWCERVGQDPVYESYPAHDPCAGAVAADRLLARPDRPDAVYGLFDPNGTDLLAAARRYGLRVPEDLLLVCCSESTVYANTEPPITTLSLKPRRIGTAVVQLLIDAIEGVDTGRPVEQVVPTELIIRTSSQRRQPRTTVSPPRSPAKD, encoded by the coding sequence ATGACAGCAGCAGGGAAGCATCAGGTGAGCCGGACCGAGACCACCCGGCGGGCCGCCGGCCGACAGGGCCGGGCAGGCATCAGGGACGTGGCCGCCGCGGCGGGCGTCTCGATCACAACCGTCTCCGACGCGCTCAATGGCAAGGGGCGGCTGCCGGACGCCACCCGCCGCCACGTTCGCGAGGTCGCCGACCGGCTGGGCTACCGCCCCTCCGCCGCGGCCCGCACCCTCCGTACCGGCAAGTCGGGCCTCATCGGTCTGACCGTGACGACATACGGGGATGAACCTTTCACCTTCACCGAATTCGCCTACTTCGCCGAGATGGCCAGGGCTGCCACCTCCGCCGCGCTCGCCCGCGGCTACGCCCTCGTCATCCTCCCCGCCACCTCGCGACACGACGTGTGGTCCAACGTGGCCCTCGACGGCACCGTCGTCATCGACCCCTCCGACCACGACCCCGTCGTCACCGAATTGGTCCGCCAAGGCCTCCCCGTCGTCTCCGACGGCCGCCCGGCCGGCTCCCTCCCCGTCACCGCCTGGGTCGACAACGACCACGAGGCAGCCGTACTCAACCTGCTCGACCACCTCGCCGCCGCCGGCGCCCGCCGTATCGGGCTGCTGACCGGCACCACCACCGACACCTACACCCGCCTCTCCACCACCGCGTACCTCAGCTGGTGCGAGCGCGTCGGCCAGGACCCCGTCTACGAGTCCTACCCCGCCCACGACCCGTGCGCGGGCGCCGTCGCCGCGGACCGGCTGCTCGCCCGGCCCGACCGGCCCGACGCCGTCTACGGGCTGTTCGACCCCAACGGGACCGATCTGCTCGCCGCCGCCCGGCGCTACGGCCTGCGCGTCCCGGAGGACCTGCTGCTCGTGTGCTGCAGCGAGTCCACCGTGTACGCCAACACCGAACCGCCCATCACCACGCTCTCCCTCAAACCGCGCCGCATCGGCACCGCCGTCGTGCAGCTGCTCATCGACGCCATCGAGGGGGTCGACACCGGGCGCCCCGTCGAACAGGTCGTCCCGACCGAGCTGATCATCCGTACCTCCTCGCAGCGCAGGCAGCCCCGTACGACCGTCAGTCCGCCCCGGTCACCGGCCAAGGACTGA
- the hisC gene encoding histidinol-phosphate transaminase produces MSEKSPKLRAELDGIPTYKPGKPAAAGGPVAYKLSSNENPYPPLSGVLETAVAAAGQFNRYPDLACTVLVNELAERFGVPVEHIATGTGSVGVAQQLVQSTAGPGDEVIYAWRSFEAYPIVTQISGATAVQVPLTDGDVHDLDAMFDAITERTRLIFVCNPNNPTGTAVHRDELVRFLDRVPSDILVVLDEAYREFVRDVEVPDGIELYRSRPNVCVLRTFSKAYGLAGLRVGFAVAHEPVAAALRKTAVPFGVSQLAQDAAVASLRAEDELMGRVGALVGERARVYKTLLGQGWTVVPQTQANFVWMRLGERTAEFAAACEKAGVVVRPFAGEGLRVTIGEPEANDIFLHTAEAFFKEM; encoded by the coding sequence GTGAGCGAGAAGAGCCCGAAGCTGCGCGCCGAGCTGGACGGCATTCCCACCTACAAGCCCGGGAAGCCCGCTGCCGCGGGCGGACCCGTCGCGTACAAGCTGTCCTCGAACGAGAACCCGTACCCGCCGCTGTCCGGGGTGCTGGAGACTGCGGTCGCGGCGGCAGGACAGTTCAACCGCTACCCCGACCTGGCCTGCACGGTCCTGGTGAACGAGCTCGCCGAGCGGTTCGGGGTGCCGGTCGAGCACATCGCCACCGGCACGGGTTCGGTGGGCGTGGCCCAGCAGCTGGTCCAGTCGACGGCCGGCCCGGGCGACGAGGTCATCTACGCCTGGCGGTCCTTCGAGGCCTACCCGATCGTCACGCAGATCTCGGGTGCGACGGCCGTCCAGGTCCCGCTGACCGACGGGGACGTGCACGATCTCGACGCGATGTTCGACGCGATCACCGAGCGGACCCGGCTGATCTTCGTCTGCAACCCCAACAACCCCACCGGCACCGCCGTGCACCGTGACGAGCTGGTGCGGTTCCTGGACCGCGTGCCCTCGGACATCCTGGTGGTGCTGGACGAGGCGTACCGCGAGTTCGTCCGCGACGTCGAGGTGCCGGACGGCATCGAGCTCTACCGGAGCCGCCCGAACGTCTGCGTGCTGCGTACGTTCTCCAAGGCGTACGGGCTGGCCGGGCTGCGCGTCGGCTTCGCGGTGGCACACGAGCCGGTGGCGGCGGCGCTGCGCAAGACGGCGGTGCCCTTCGGCGTCAGCCAGCTCGCCCAGGACGCGGCGGTCGCCTCGCTGCGCGCCGAGGACGAGCTCATGGGCCGCGTCGGGGCGCTGGTGGGAGAGCGTGCCCGGGTCTACAAGACGCTGCTCGGCCAGGGCTGGACCGTGGTGCCGCAGACGCAGGCCAACTTCGTGTGGATGCGGCTGGGGGAGCGGACCGCCGAGTTCGCGGCGGCCTGCGAGAAGGCCGGTGTGGTGGTCCGGCCCTTCGCGGGCGAGGGCCTGCGGGTCACGATCGGTGAGCCCGAGGCGAACGACATCTTCCTGCACACGGCGGAGGCGTTCTTCAAGGAGATGTAG
- a CDS encoding cyclophilin-like fold protein, with protein sequence MRIRISWPAGQLTATLDETPTSKALAEALPISASAHTWGEEVYFDTGVSVALEHDARQVVDPGTVAFWTEGDALALPYGPTPISRGGESRLASPCNVLGSFDGDPRLLSTVRDGDPIRVELA encoded by the coding sequence ATGAGGATTCGTATCTCCTGGCCCGCAGGCCAGCTCACGGCAACCCTTGACGAGACCCCGACCAGCAAGGCGCTGGCCGAAGCCCTTCCGATCTCCGCGTCCGCCCACACCTGGGGCGAGGAGGTCTACTTCGACACCGGCGTCTCCGTGGCGCTCGAGCACGACGCCCGGCAGGTCGTCGACCCGGGCACGGTCGCGTTCTGGACCGAGGGCGACGCCCTCGCGCTCCCCTACGGCCCCACGCCCATCTCGCGCGGAGGCGAGAGCCGCCTGGCGAGCCCGTGCAATGTGCTCGGCTCGTTCGACGGCGACCCCCGCCTGCTGTCCACCGTCCGCGACGGCGACCCGATCCGCGTCGAGCTCGCCTAG
- a CDS encoding cytochrome ubiquinol oxidase subunit I yields the protein MDVALAPETLARWQFGITTVYHFLFVPLTISLAALTAGLQTAWVRSEKEKYLRATKFWGKLFLINIAMGVVTGIVQEFQFGMNWSDYSRFVGDIFGAPLAFEALIAFFFESTFIGLWIFGWDKLPKKIHLACIWMVSIGTVLSAYFILAANSWMQHPVGYRINEERGRAELTDFWLVLTQNTALTQFFHTITAAFLVGGAFMVGISAFHLARKKHIPVMRTSLRLGLVTLIIAGMGTAISGDLLGKVMFKQQPMKMAAAEALWDGEAPAPFSVFAYGDVEKGHNKVAIEIPGLLSFLANDDFTSFVPGINDVNKAEQEKFGPGDYRPNIPVAYWGFRWMIGFGMASLGIGVLGLWLTRKKFMLPPGLRTGEDEVPHLVLFKKALSPRFATWYWIVALWTMGFPLIANSWGWIFTEMGRQPWVVYGVLRTRDAVSPHVSQGEVLTSMIGFTLLYAVLAVIEVRLLVKYVKLGPPELTEADLNPPTKIGGDDKNPDRPMAFSY from the coding sequence GTGGACGTAGCTTTGGCGCCAGAGACGTTGGCGCGCTGGCAGTTCGGCATCACCACCGTCTACCACTTCCTCTTCGTCCCGCTGACGATCTCTCTCGCGGCGCTCACGGCAGGCCTCCAGACCGCCTGGGTGCGCTCGGAGAAAGAGAAGTACCTCAGAGCCACCAAGTTCTGGGGCAAGCTTTTCTTGATCAATATCGCCATGGGTGTCGTCACGGGCATCGTGCAGGAGTTCCAGTTCGGCATGAACTGGTCCGACTACTCGCGCTTCGTCGGTGACATCTTCGGGGCCCCGCTGGCCTTCGAGGCGCTCATCGCCTTCTTCTTCGAGTCGACCTTCATCGGCCTGTGGATCTTCGGCTGGGACAAACTCCCGAAGAAGATCCACCTGGCCTGCATCTGGATGGTCTCGATCGGCACCGTCCTCTCCGCGTACTTCATCCTCGCGGCCAATTCCTGGATGCAGCACCCGGTCGGCTACCGGATCAACGAGGAGCGGGGCCGGGCCGAACTCACCGACTTCTGGCTGGTCCTCACCCAGAACACCGCGCTGACCCAGTTCTTCCACACCATCACGGCGGCCTTCCTGGTCGGCGGCGCCTTCATGGTCGGCATCTCTGCCTTCCACCTGGCCCGCAAGAAGCACATCCCCGTGATGCGTACCTCGCTGCGGCTCGGCCTGGTCACCCTGATCATCGCCGGCATGGGCACCGCCATCAGCGGTGACCTGCTCGGAAAGGTGATGTTCAAGCAGCAGCCGATGAAGATGGCCGCCGCGGAGGCGCTCTGGGACGGCGAGGCGCCCGCGCCCTTCTCCGTCTTCGCCTACGGAGACGTCGAAAAGGGCCACAACAAGGTCGCCATAGAGATTCCGGGCCTGCTGTCCTTCCTGGCCAATGACGACTTCACCTCCTTCGTCCCCGGCATCAACGACGTCAACAAGGCCGAGCAGGAGAAGTTCGGGCCCGGCGACTACCGGCCCAACATCCCGGTCGCGTACTGGGGCTTCCGCTGGATGATCGGCTTCGGCATGGCCTCCCTCGGCATCGGAGTGCTGGGGCTCTGGCTCACCCGGAAGAAGTTCATGCTGCCGCCGGGCCTGCGCACCGGCGAGGACGAGGTCCCGCACCTGGTCCTCTTCAAGAAGGCGCTGAGCCCCAGGTTCGCCACTTGGTACTGGATCGTCGCCCTCTGGACCATGGGCTTCCCGCTCATCGCCAACTCCTGGGGCTGGATCTTCACCGAGATGGGCCGCCAGCCCTGGGTGGTCTACGGAGTCCTGCGCACCCGCGACGCGGTCTCGCCCCATGTTTCCCAGGGCGAGGTGCTCACCTCGATGATCGGCTTCACGCTCCTGTACGCCGTGCTCGCGGTGATCGAGGTCAGGCTGCTGGTGAAGTACGTCAAGCTCGGGCCGCCCGAGCTCACCGAGGCAGACCTGAACCCGCCCACCAAGATCGGCGGGGACGACAAGAACCCCGACCGGCCGATGGCCTTCTCGTACTGA
- the cydB gene encoding cytochrome d ubiquinol oxidase subunit II — protein MQLHDVWFVLIAVLWTGYFFLEGFDFGVGVLTKLLARDRRERRVLINTIGPVWDGNEVWLLTAGGATFAAFPEWYATLFSGFYLPLLVILICLIIRGVAFEYRHKRDEDRWQTNWEHAIFWTSLIPAFLWGVAFANIVRGVKIDEHMEYVGSLFDLLNVYSLLGGLVTLTLFTFHGTVFTSLKTVGDIRERSRALATRLGVVTAVLALVFLIWTQVSRGDGKSLIAMAVAVLALVGALAFNLAGREGWSFALSGITIAAAVAMLFLTLFPNVMPSSLNDAWNLTVTNASSSPYTLKIMTWCAGVATPLVLLYQGWTYWVFRKRIGTQHIADAH, from the coding sequence ATGCAACTCCATGACGTCTGGTTCGTGCTCATCGCCGTCCTGTGGACCGGCTACTTCTTCCTGGAGGGCTTCGACTTCGGAGTCGGCGTACTGACCAAGCTGCTCGCCCGCGACCGCAGGGAGAGGCGGGTCCTGATCAACACGATCGGGCCCGTGTGGGACGGCAACGAGGTCTGGCTGCTCACCGCCGGCGGGGCGACCTTCGCCGCCTTCCCCGAGTGGTACGCCACCCTCTTCTCGGGGTTCTACCTGCCGCTCCTGGTCATCCTGATCTGCCTGATCATCCGCGGCGTCGCGTTCGAGTACCGGCACAAGCGGGACGAGGACCGGTGGCAGACCAACTGGGAACACGCGATCTTCTGGACCTCGCTGATCCCCGCGTTCCTGTGGGGTGTGGCCTTCGCCAACATCGTGCGCGGAGTGAAGATCGACGAGCACATGGAGTACGTCGGCAGCCTCTTCGACCTGCTCAACGTCTACTCCCTGCTCGGCGGCCTGGTCACCCTCACCCTGTTCACGTTCCACGGAACGGTGTTCACCTCGCTCAAGACGGTCGGGGACATCCGGGAGCGCTCGCGTGCGCTGGCGACCCGGCTGGGTGTGGTCACCGCCGTACTGGCACTCGTCTTCCTGATCTGGACCCAGGTCTCGCGTGGTGACGGCAAGAGCCTGATCGCCATGGCCGTCGCGGTCCTGGCACTGGTCGGGGCCCTCGCCTTCAACCTGGCGGGCCGCGAGGGCTGGTCGTTCGCCCTGTCGGGGATCACCATCGCGGCCGCGGTGGCGATGCTCTTCCTGACGCTCTTCCCGAACGTGATGCCGTCCTCGCTGAACGACGCCTGGAACCTCACGGTCACCAACGCCTCGTCCAGCCCCTACACCCTGAAGATCATGACCTGGTGTGCAGGAGTGGCAACGCCGCTCGTCCTGCTCTACCAGGGCTGGACGTACTGGGTGTTCCGCAAGCGGATCGGCACGCAGCACATCGCCGATGCGCACTGA
- the cydD gene encoding thiol reductant ABC exporter subunit CydD, producing MKPIDPRLLRYARSTRLFLAAVVALGLAGAGLVIGQAMLIAEIVVGAFEQGLDGEALRTPLLLLAAVALGRGLLAWLTELAAHRASAAVKSQLRGRLLDRAADLGPGWLSGQRTGSLVALATRGVDALDDYFSRYLPQLGLAVVVPVAVLARIVTEDWVSAAIIVVTLPLIPLFMVLIGMATQSRMDRQWRLLSRLSGHFLDVVAGLPTLKVFGRAKAQAESIRKITDDYRQATVRTLRIAFLSSFALELLATLSVALVAVTIGMRLVHGELDLYTGLVILILAPEAYLPLRQVGAQYHAAAEGLAAAEEIFEVLQTPVAALGGAAPVPAAGLRIEMDGVAVRYEGRGEDSPGPVSLAVGPGECIALTGPSGAGKSTLLQVLLGFVAPTAGRVRIAGVDLASLSLEEWRERIAWVPQRPHLFAGTIAQNVRLARPDASADAVVEALKDAGAWEFVAALPRGVDTELGEGGVGLSAGQRQRLALARAFLADRPVLLLDEPTAALDGETEAAVVDAVRRLAVGRTVLLVVHRPALLAVADRVVPVGSAELLSPVSPARLGSAAPGPCDSFGGERNGPSGPGEWILGSAPERVAKAAGADSGGGDPLRRVRAVAKAWQGRFRLGLLLGALAVGCSVGLMAVSGWLISRASEQPPVLYLMVAVTATRTFGIGRAVFRYAERLVSHDAVLRMLADLRVSVFRRLERIAPAGLREQRRGDLLARLVADADALQDYWLRWLLPVGTAVLVGTGSVAFTAWLLPGAGAALAVGLLAAGVGVPLVSGACARRAERRLAPARGELATRVADLLTGTAELTVAGALAGRKDAAKESDRTLTAIAARGAAATGLGSGLSALMCGLTVVVASAVAANAVHDGRLSGVAMAVAVLTPLAAFEAVNGLPQAVQYRQRVRRSAERIYEVIDAPVPVAEPERPAPVPASAFPLRLTGLAVRHPGQEQDALHGLDLTLEAGRRIAVVGPSGAGKTSLAQVLLRFLDPHEGAYTLGGTDARTLDSDEVRRIVGLCAQDAHLFDSSVRENLRLARTGASEGELRQALAAARLLEWADGLPDGLDTLVGEHGERISGGQRQRLALARALLADFPVLVLDEPAEHLDLATADALTTDLLAATEGRTTVLITHRLAGLEEVDEVLVLDRGTVVQRGTYAELAVAEGPLRNLLERERAADGALADFPR from the coding sequence GTGAAACCGATCGACCCGCGCCTGCTTCGGTACGCCCGCTCCACCCGCCTCTTCCTGGCGGCCGTGGTGGCCCTGGGACTTGCCGGGGCGGGGCTGGTCATCGGTCAGGCGATGCTGATCGCCGAGATCGTGGTCGGCGCCTTCGAGCAGGGGCTGGACGGCGAGGCGCTGCGGACACCGCTGCTGTTGCTCGCGGCCGTGGCGCTGGGCCGCGGCCTGCTCGCCTGGCTCACGGAGCTGGCGGCCCATCGGGCCAGTGCGGCGGTCAAGTCGCAGCTGCGCGGCCGGCTGCTGGACCGGGCCGCGGACCTGGGACCCGGCTGGCTGAGCGGACAGCGGACCGGGTCGCTGGTGGCGCTGGCCACCCGGGGCGTGGACGCCCTCGACGACTACTTCTCGCGCTACCTGCCCCAGCTGGGCCTCGCGGTGGTCGTCCCGGTGGCGGTCCTCGCCCGGATCGTCACCGAGGACTGGGTGTCGGCGGCCATCATCGTGGTCACCCTGCCGCTGATTCCGCTCTTCATGGTGCTGATCGGCATGGCCACCCAGTCCCGGATGGACCGCCAGTGGCGGCTGCTGTCCCGGCTGTCCGGACACTTCCTGGACGTGGTGGCCGGGCTGCCGACGCTGAAGGTCTTCGGCAGGGCCAAGGCGCAGGCCGAGTCGATCCGCAAGATCACCGACGACTACCGGCAGGCGACGGTGCGGACCCTGCGCATCGCCTTCCTCTCCTCCTTCGCCCTGGAACTGCTGGCGACGCTCTCGGTGGCGCTGGTGGCCGTGACCATCGGCATGCGGCTGGTCCACGGGGAGCTCGATCTGTACACCGGGCTGGTCATCCTGATCCTGGCGCCGGAGGCTTATCTGCCGCTGCGTCAGGTCGGGGCGCAGTACCACGCGGCCGCCGAGGGGCTGGCGGCCGCGGAGGAGATCTTCGAGGTGCTCCAGACCCCGGTCGCCGCCCTGGGCGGCGCGGCCCCGGTGCCGGCCGCGGGGCTGCGGATCGAGATGGACGGGGTCGCGGTCCGCTACGAGGGCCGGGGCGAGGACTCGCCGGGACCGGTCTCGCTGGCGGTCGGGCCCGGGGAGTGCATCGCCCTCACCGGACCCAGCGGGGCGGGCAAGTCCACGTTGCTCCAGGTGCTGCTGGGCTTCGTGGCGCCTACTGCGGGGCGGGTGCGGATCGCGGGCGTGGACCTCGCGTCGCTGTCGCTCGAGGAATGGCGGGAGCGGATCGCGTGGGTGCCGCAGCGGCCGCACCTGTTCGCCGGGACGATCGCGCAGAACGTACGGCTGGCGCGGCCGGATGCGTCCGCGGACGCCGTGGTCGAGGCGCTGAAGGACGCCGGGGCGTGGGAGTTCGTGGCCGCGCTGCCGCGCGGCGTCGACACCGAGCTCGGCGAAGGCGGAGTCGGGCTGTCCGCCGGGCAGCGCCAGCGGCTGGCGCTGGCGCGGGCGTTCCTGGCGGACCGGCCGGTGCTGTTGCTGGACGAGCCGACCGCGGCTCTCGACGGGGAGACCGAGGCGGCCGTGGTCGACGCGGTACGACGCCTCGCGGTGGGGCGGACCGTGCTGCTGGTCGTCCACCGGCCGGCGCTGCTGGCCGTGGCCGACCGCGTGGTGCCGGTGGGCTCCGCGGAGCTCCTGTCCCCCGTCTCCCCTGCCCGGCTCGGGTCCGCCGCGCCGGGGCCCTGCGACAGCTTCGGCGGCGAGCGCAACGGGCCGTCCGGCCCCGGGGAGTGGATTCTCGGCAGCGCCCCCGAGCGGGTGGCCAAGGCTGCCGGAGCCGACTCGGGCGGGGGCGATCCGCTCCGGCGGGTACGCGCCGTGGCCAAGGCCTGGCAGGGGCGCTTCCGGCTCGGTCTGCTGCTCGGCGCCCTGGCCGTCGGATGCAGTGTCGGGCTGATGGCCGTCTCCGGATGGCTGATCTCGCGGGCCTCGGAACAACCGCCGGTGCTCTACCTGATGGTGGCCGTCACGGCCACCCGGACCTTCGGGATCGGGCGGGCCGTCTTCCGGTACGCGGAGCGGCTCGTCTCCCACGACGCCGTGCTGCGGATGCTCGCCGATCTGCGGGTGTCGGTGTTCCGGCGGCTGGAGCGCATCGCGCCCGCCGGGCTGCGGGAGCAGCGGCGCGGAGACCTGCTGGCCCGCCTGGTGGCCGACGCCGATGCCCTCCAGGACTACTGGCTGCGCTGGCTGCTGCCGGTCGGCACCGCGGTACTCGTCGGCACCGGCTCGGTCGCCTTCACCGCCTGGCTGCTGCCCGGGGCAGGGGCCGCGCTGGCCGTCGGGCTGCTCGCCGCCGGGGTGGGGGTGCCGCTGGTCAGCGGGGCCTGCGCCCGCCGTGCCGAGCGGCGGCTGGCGCCGGCCCGGGGCGAGCTCGCCACGCGGGTGGCCGACCTGCTGACCGGGACGGCCGAGCTGACCGTCGCCGGCGCGCTGGCCGGCCGCAAGGACGCCGCGAAGGAGAGCGACCGGACACTGACCGCCATCGCCGCACGGGGAGCCGCCGCCACCGGGCTCGGCAGCGGGCTCTCCGCCCTGATGTGCGGGCTGACCGTGGTGGTCGCCTCGGCCGTGGCCGCGAACGCCGTCCACGACGGCCGGCTGTCCGGGGTGGCCATGGCCGTGGCCGTGCTGACCCCTCTCGCCGCCTTCGAGGCGGTCAACGGCCTTCCGCAGGCCGTCCAGTACCGCCAGCGGGTACGGCGCAGCGCCGAGCGGATCTACGAGGTCATCGACGCTCCCGTCCCGGTCGCCGAGCCGGAGCGGCCGGCCCCGGTACCGGCCTCTGCGTTCCCGCTGCGGCTGACCGGACTCGCCGTCCGGCACCCCGGTCAGGAGCAGGACGCACTGCATGGGCTGGACCTGACCCTGGAGGCCGGCCGGCGGATCGCGGTCGTCGGCCCCTCGGGTGCCGGCAAGACCTCGCTGGCCCAGGTCCTGCTGCGGTTCCTGGACCCGCACGAAGGCGCGTACACCCTGGGCGGGACCGATGCGCGCACCCTCGACAGCGACGAGGTCCGCCGGATCGTGGGCCTGTGCGCCCAGGACGCGCACCTCTTCGACAGCTCGGTACGGGAGAACCTGCGGCTGGCCAGGACCGGGGCGAGCGAGGGGGAGCTGCGACAGGCCCTGGCGGCGGCCCGGCTGCTGGAGTGGGCCGACGGGCTCCCCGACGGACTGGACACCCTGGTCGGCGAGCACGGCGAGCGGATCTCCGGCGGCCAGAGGCAGCGGCTGGCCCTGGCCAGGGCGCTGCTCGCCGACTTCCCCGTCCTCGTCCTCGACGAGCCGGCCGAGCACCTGGACCTGGCGACCGCGGACGCCCTGACGACTGATCTGCTCGCCGCGACCGAGGGCCGCACCACCGTGCTGATCACGCACCGGCTGGCCGGCCTCGAGGAGGTCGACGAGGTGCTCGTACTGGACCGCGGAACGGTCGTGCAGCGCGGCACGTACGCGGAGCTGGCCGTGGCCGAGGGCCCGTTGCGGAACCTGCTGGAGCGGGAGCGGGCGGCCGACGGGGCCCTCGCCGACTTTCCCCGGTAA